CGGTGGAGGCCGTCCGTCTCTCCGTGAGCGATATCTCCTTGAACGATATCCCTGAGGCTGTGAAGGTTCTAGCCGATGCCTGGAGAGGTCAACTTTCGTCCTTGAAGTAAAGGTGGAGGGATTTTTTCCAGATCCATAGAGCGGCTACAGCCGTGCCGGTTCCTCCGGTCAGCCCCCATATTATGTAGTCTAGCCGTCCTTTTCCGATCAGAAAACCTCCCATGCCGGCTAAAGCGTAACCGTACATCACGATTGTGGCGATGGATAGCAGGAGAACGATTATACGCAATGCAGTTCCTCCTAACTGTGGTGTTACCTCTAAGAATGCAAGTCCTTCGTGAAATCGTATCGTCCGTGACTTCTTAGAAGTTCCTTGCGGGTAAGGTGTTTTTGTCGCAATGAGCCACTATGATATCATACTCCTTAAAAGGAGGTAGCCTTATGAATTCCGTCGCAGATGTCGACCTTGATTTTCTCCGGAGATCTTTCAAAATAGCGGAGAAAGCACGGGCCAGAGGGGATCATCCCTTTGGAGCTATTTTAGTTTATCACGGTGAAGTGTTGCTTGAGCAGGGCAACGTGGTGGAGACCGGACGAGATCTTACCGGTCATGCCGAGATAACCCTGGTCAGGGTTGCCTCGAGTTCTCTCGAAAGGGCCGTTTTGACCGAGAGCTGTCTTTATTCAAGTGCGGAGCCCTGTGCTATGTGTAGCGGAGCGATCTACTGGGCTGGAATCGGAAGGCTGGTCTATGGTCTTAGCGAGTATCGCCTTAGGAGGGTGACTGGATCGGACGAGAGAAACCTGACATTGGATGTTCCCTGTCGGGATATTTTCGCCAAGGGTAGGTCGAGGATCGAGGTGGTAGGGCCCATGTTGGAGGACGAGGCGGAGGAGGTCCATCGGGGATTTTGGGAGTCACGCCTTTAGGTGATGAGTAGAAGGAGGTAGCGAGATGAGGGCTTTTTGCAAGTTGACCGTTGCGTTTCTGTTTATATCGGGGATTTTCTGTAGTTCCGCCTGGGCGGATAAGGTCAAGGTGGCCTTGATATTACCCAGCACCATAGACGATATGGCCTGGGGACAGGCGATGTACGATGGGCTTAAGGCGGTTCAAGAGGGGATGGGAGACGATAATTTCGAGCTGGCTGTCAGCGAAAGGCTGTGGAATGCCGTCGACGCCGGATCAGCCATCAGACAATACGCCTCTCAGGGATACTCGTTGGTTATCGCTCATGGAGCCCAGTATCAGAGTGTGTTGGACGAGGTCGCTCCGGATTTCCCCGAGACCTCTTTCGCCTACGGTACCGGGTTCAACGCCGGAGCTCCCAACATATTCGCCTACGATCCTCACGCTCAGGAAGGAGCCTATCTCCTGGGGATGTTGGCTGGGTTGACCACCAAGACCGGTATCATCGGTGTGGTAGGGCCTGTGGAGGCTGGCGATGCCATAAAATACAACAAGGGCTTCGTAAAAGGGGTGAAGGCTTCCAATCCGGATGCCAAGGTCCGAATAGCCTATACCGGTAGTTTCGGAGATCTCGTAGCAGCAGGGGAGATCGCTAAGACCCACATAAAAGCCGGAGCGGATATCCTGACCGGTTCGGCTCAGCAGACGGTGGGAGCCATAAAGGTGGCCTCCACAAAACCGGGAGTATTCTGGCTTTCTACCGATATGGATCAATCTTCCTTGGCTCCCGATACCGTTTTGGCCGCTCAGGCCTACGATTTTTCCGAGGTAGTGGAGCAGATGCTGGAACTTCGAAAGTCCGGTATCCTAGGTGGAAGGCATATAGCCTTAAGCCTCGCTACCGGTACTTTGGACCTCGTGTGGAACCCTGAATTGTCCGATTCGATCCCTGAGGAAGTGGTGACCAGGATCGAGGAGGCGAAGGAGAAGATAGCCTCCGGCACCTTGAAGGTAAATCTGGATTAGAGACGGGAGATCTAGAGATGGATCCGGTCATCGACGTTCTGGAGATGCGCAACATAACGAAACGTTTCCCCGGGGTTCTCGCCTGTGACGATGTAACCCTGGATGTGCGATCCGGCGAGGTTCTGGCTCTGCTAGGAGAAAACGGAGCGGGAAAGACTACCTTGATGAACGTCCTTTACGGCCTGTATCGTCCCGATGAAGGATCCGTCTTCGTCGATGGAGAAGAGGTCAGCATATCCGACCCCAGTTCTGCCTTTGCTCTGGGCATAGGCATGGTGCACCAGCATTTCATGCTGGTGCCCAATCTCACCGTCCTCGAGAACGTGGCTCTGGGGCTATGTGACGGAATGGGACTTCGTCTGGACCTCGAATCGGTTCGCAGCAGAATAGAGGACGTAGAGTCCCGTCACGATCTTCCTGTCCAGGTCGATTCTCCGGTGTGGCAGTTGAGCGTAGGAGAACAGCAGAGGGTGGAGCTGGTGAAGATACTCTGCCTGGGGGCCAAGTTGCTCATACTTGATGAGCCGACCGCAGCTCTAACTCCTCAGGAAACGGAGGATTTGATGGCTCTCCTCAGGAACATGGTGTCCAGAGGCTGTTCGGTTGTCTTTATAAGCCATAAGTTGAACGAGGTGAAGGCGGTCAGCGACAGGGTGGCGGTGCTCCGATCCGGAAAGTTGGTATGGGAGGGGAGCTCATCCGTTCTTTCGACCGCCGAACTTGCCGAGAAAATGGCCGGTCGCACAGTCTCTATGCCCGTCTCGGAGGCAGTTCCCGTAAGTGGCAAGATAGCTTTGCGAATAGACGATGTCGTGGCTAAGGGGGATCGAGGAACGGCGGCCTTGAGAGGCCTTTCTCTCGATCTTCATGCCGGAGAGATCGTCGGTATCGCAGGGGTTTCCGGAAACGGACAGAGGGAGCTGGCCGAGGTGTTGAACGGGCTTAGACCGATAGAAAAAGGGGATATAACCTTAGGCGACGAGACCATAGTGGGTCTATCTCCACAGAAGATCATCGATATGGGGATGGGGTACATACCGGAGGATCGTCTGAACGAAGGGATCATTCAGTCCTTTTCCGTCAGGGAAAACCTGATCCTCAAGGATTATTTTCGTCCTCCTATGGCTCGAGGTGGCTTTATGGATAAAAATGCCTCGGCACGAAGAGCTCGAGAGCTTATAGAGGAGTTCGACGTGAGGACCCCGGATATGGAGACGCCCTGCAGTTTTTTATCCGGTGGAAACATACAGAAGGTTATATTGGCCAGGGAACTTTCGAGACGGCCCTCGGTCCTGGTGGCGGCTTA
The Dethiosulfovibrio russensis DNA segment above includes these coding regions:
- a CDS encoding nucleoside deaminase, whose translation is MNSVADVDLDFLRRSFKIAEKARARGDHPFGAILVYHGEVLLEQGNVVETGRDLTGHAEITLVRVASSSLERAVLTESCLYSSAEPCAMCSGAIYWAGIGRLVYGLSEYRLRRVTGSDERNLTLDVPCRDIFAKGRSRIEVVGPMLEDEAEEVHRGFWESRL
- a CDS encoding BMP family protein — encoded protein: MRAFCKLTVAFLFISGIFCSSAWADKVKVALILPSTIDDMAWGQAMYDGLKAVQEGMGDDNFELAVSERLWNAVDAGSAIRQYASQGYSLVIAHGAQYQSVLDEVAPDFPETSFAYGTGFNAGAPNIFAYDPHAQEGAYLLGMLAGLTTKTGIIGVVGPVEAGDAIKYNKGFVKGVKASNPDAKVRIAYTGSFGDLVAAGEIAKTHIKAGADILTGSAQQTVGAIKVASTKPGVFWLSTDMDQSSLAPDTVLAAQAYDFSEVVEQMLELRKSGILGGRHIALSLATGTLDLVWNPELSDSIPEEVVTRIEEAKEKIASGTLKVNLD
- a CDS encoding ABC transporter ATP-binding protein — encoded protein: MDPVIDVLEMRNITKRFPGVLACDDVTLDVRSGEVLALLGENGAGKTTLMNVLYGLYRPDEGSVFVDGEEVSISDPSSAFALGIGMVHQHFMLVPNLTVLENVALGLCDGMGLRLDLESVRSRIEDVESRHDLPVQVDSPVWQLSVGEQQRVELVKILCLGAKLLILDEPTAALTPQETEDLMALLRNMVSRGCSVVFISHKLNEVKAVSDRVAVLRSGKLVWEGSSSVLSTAELAEKMAGRTVSMPVSEAVPVSGKIALRIDDVVAKGDRGTAALRGLSLDLHAGEIVGIAGVSGNGQRELAEVLNGLRPIEKGDITLGDETIVGLSPQKIIDMGMGYIPEDRLNEGIIQSFSVRENLILKDYFRPPMARGGFMDKNASARRARELIEEFDVRTPDMETPCSFLSGGNIQKVILARELSRRPSVLVAAYPIRGLDLGAAEFVHRRLLQAREEGAAVMLISEELDEIMDLSDRIAVIYEGKILEVLDRKDATREALGLLMAGVPREEARSNG